From a single Vibrio toranzoniae genomic region:
- a CDS encoding YijD family membrane protein, producing MSNENNTVNRGSERKTLVLAVVAGVCGDALLSWVTMSEVGFSIFPLIALVLTVQALYQEYLTNPVSEDIPLVGLACFFVGAFGHSAFVKAQYPDAGSNFFAIIVAMLLLAWVGKKLGFIGKAT from the coding sequence ATGTCGAATGAAAATAATACTGTAAACCGTGGTTCTGAAAGAAAAACACTCGTACTAGCTGTTGTTGCCGGTGTGTGTGGTGATGCGCTGTTGTCTTGGGTCACAATGAGCGAAGTGGGCTTCTCTATTTTCCCGCTTATTGCTTTAGTGTTGACTGTACAAGCACTTTACCAGGAGTATCTAACTAACCCAGTCTCTGAAGATATTCCATTGGTAGGTTTAGCTTGCTTCTTTGTTGGTGCATTTGGCCACTCGGCTTTTGTCAAAGCACAATATCCTGATGCGGGCTCAAACTTCTTTGCGATTATTGTTGCGATGTTGCTGTTAGCTTGGGTAGGAAAAAAGCTCGGTTTTATCGGCAAAGCAACTTAA
- a CDS encoding class I SAM-dependent methyltransferase has protein sequence MPNPTKPQIKPLIRKSRSFDQKADSYQGSAHQEFQVPTNLVQHLWFRSRESLADDGLVYDPIGAQACKRCQLAPECLTGELDQQQLLYATLTQLCDSQVQQFLSHNSDAWIINVGAGLDTRFYRLDNGRCHWVELDVTENLVWRQRLFHKNERYRLECGSVDDLTWLDELNIPEQASVMVVCEHALLDCNEQQAAHFIQSLSRYFTHAHACLVLAGDKSSSTLGKKLGSGDYAHGLSSPVDSILNWLPWAQWVKAFSPLDQQCNRWKLWQRLLCKISQVKKRLTPQLVLIKW, from the coding sequence ATGCCAAACCCAACCAAACCTCAAATTAAGCCGCTTATTCGTAAGTCGCGCTCCTTTGATCAAAAGGCTGATTCTTATCAAGGGTCTGCACATCAAGAATTTCAAGTTCCGACGAATCTCGTTCAACATCTTTGGTTTCGCAGCCGCGAAAGTCTTGCCGATGATGGCTTGGTTTATGATCCTATCGGAGCGCAAGCCTGTAAGCGTTGCCAATTGGCACCAGAATGTCTTACCGGTGAACTCGACCAACAACAACTCCTTTATGCGACACTGACTCAACTTTGTGATTCTCAAGTTCAACAGTTCTTATCTCACAACTCAGATGCTTGGATTATTAACGTGGGAGCAGGGCTCGATACCCGTTTCTACCGTTTAGATAATGGCCGCTGTCATTGGGTAGAATTGGATGTAACGGAAAATCTAGTTTGGCGGCAACGCTTGTTCCACAAAAATGAACGCTATCGTTTAGAGTGCGGCTCTGTTGATGACCTAACTTGGTTAGATGAACTTAACATCCCAGAGCAAGCCTCAGTGATGGTGGTGTGTGAACATGCTCTGCTTGACTGTAATGAACAACAGGCCGCGCACTTTATTCAGTCTTTGAGCCGCTACTTTACTCATGCCCATGCGTGTTTAGTGTTAGCGGGAGACAAGAGTTCGAGCACTCTAGGGAAAAAACTTGGTTCTGGTGACTATGCACATGGCTTGTCTTCTCCAGTCGACAGTATTCTAAATTGGCTACCATGGGCCCAGTGGGTAAAAGCGTTTTCTCCACTAGACCAACAATGTAATCGTTGGAAGTTGTGGCAGCGATTATTGTGTAAGATCTCTCAGGTCAAAAAACGTTTAACTCCGCAATTAGTCCTCATCAAATGGTAA
- the fabR gene encoding HTH-type transcriptional repressor FabR: MKPMGIRAQQKEKTRRSLIDAAFSQLSADRSFSNLSLREVAREAGIAPTSFYRHFKDMDELGLTMVDEGGLLLRQLMRQARQRIVKEGSVIRTSVETFMEFIESSPNVFRLLLRERSGTSFEFRAAVAREIQHFSAELTEYLITTGMTRDEAFTQAEASVILVFNSGAEALDLDRRQRDELADRLIMQLRMMAKGAFWYRKERERNRLKGGIE, translated from the coding sequence ATGAAACCAATGGGCATTCGCGCACAGCAAAAAGAAAAAACTCGTCGTAGCTTAATTGATGCAGCATTTAGCCAACTCAGCGCCGATCGTAGTTTTTCCAACCTAAGCTTGAGAGAAGTTGCTCGTGAGGCTGGAATAGCCCCAACTTCCTTTTATCGTCATTTCAAAGACATGGATGAGCTTGGTTTAACCATGGTTGATGAAGGTGGCTTATTATTACGTCAATTAATGCGTCAAGCTCGTCAGCGTATAGTAAAAGAAGGCAGTGTGATTCGCACATCGGTTGAAACCTTTATGGAATTCATTGAAAGCAGTCCAAACGTATTCAGATTGTTATTACGAGAGCGCTCAGGGACTTCATTTGAGTTTCGTGCTGCGGTAGCTCGTGAAATACAGCACTTCTCTGCTGAGTTAACCGAATATTTGATTACGACTGGCATGACAAGAGATGAAGCTTTTACTCAAGCTGAAGCCTCCGTCATATTGGTTTTTAACTCAGGGGCAGAAGCACTAGATTTAGATCGACGTCAGCGAGATGAATTGGCTGATCGCTTGATCATGCAATTGCGAATGATGGCCAAAGGGGCTTTTTGGTATCGTAAAGAACGTGAACGTAACCGATTAAAAGGCGGGATTGAATAA
- the dinF gene encoding MATE family efflux transporter DinF, which yields MKLSNSQTIFQTLSNQAVHKQVLLLAIPMVLSNITVPLLGLVDAAVIGHLAHSWYLGGVALGGTMISVTFWLLGFLRMSTTGLAAQSYGANDGKQLGLVLVQGVTMALGFAGVFLLLHSLVADLVFSLSSASEQVKHYGQQYFSIRAWSAPAALTNFVILGWLLGTQNAKAPMWMVIITNITNIVLDIVFVIGLGWQVEGAALASVIADYAGLTFGLVCVYRIWMKRQLPSPWDLVKKTSQGLSRFVKLNRDIFLRSLCLQATFTFMTFQGASFGDDVVAANAVLMSFLMIISYGMDGFAYAMEAMVGKAIGAKDKDELNQSLIGTFFWSFNICLVLTIVFAIAGSSLINMITTIPDVKSQAQVYLPWLIAMPLVSMWCFLLDGIFVGATKGKDMRNSMFVATCSFFAIFYLASGLENHALWLAMLSFMAMRGIGLGVLFVCQWKKGEFLA from the coding sequence GTGAAGCTATCTAACTCCCAAACTATTTTTCAAACACTATCTAATCAAGCCGTGCATAAACAGGTGTTGTTACTCGCGATCCCGATGGTTCTTTCCAATATTACCGTTCCACTTCTGGGTTTAGTTGATGCCGCGGTTATCGGTCACTTAGCGCACTCCTGGTATTTAGGAGGTGTGGCATTAGGTGGCACCATGATTAGTGTAACCTTTTGGTTGCTCGGATTTCTGCGTATGTCGACAACGGGGCTCGCCGCGCAATCTTATGGGGCGAACGATGGCAAACAGCTTGGTTTGGTTCTCGTGCAAGGTGTGACCATGGCCTTGGGATTTGCTGGTGTCTTCTTGCTTTTACATAGCTTGGTCGCGGATCTCGTTTTCTCTTTAAGTAGTGCTAGTGAACAAGTGAAACACTACGGTCAGCAATATTTTTCAATTCGAGCGTGGAGTGCGCCCGCTGCACTAACTAACTTTGTAATTTTAGGTTGGCTACTCGGAACCCAGAATGCCAAAGCACCCATGTGGATGGTAATCATCACTAATATCACCAACATCGTTTTAGATATCGTATTTGTGATTGGACTCGGTTGGCAAGTTGAAGGCGCTGCGTTGGCATCGGTGATAGCGGACTATGCGGGTCTTACCTTTGGCTTAGTTTGTGTTTATCGAATCTGGATGAAGAGACAACTGCCTTCGCCATGGGATTTAGTTAAGAAAACCAGTCAAGGCTTGAGTCGTTTTGTCAAATTGAATCGCGATATCTTTCTGCGTTCATTGTGCCTACAAGCGACTTTCACTTTCATGACCTTCCAAGGCGCAAGCTTTGGTGATGATGTGGTGGCAGCCAATGCGGTACTGATGAGTTTCTTGATGATCATCTCTTATGGGATGGACGGCTTTGCCTATGCAATGGAAGCCATGGTGGGTAAAGCGATTGGCGCGAAAGATAAAGATGAGTTAAATCAGTCTTTGATTGGTACTTTCTTTTGGAGCTTCAATATTTGTTTAGTGCTCACTATCGTGTTCGCGATTGCAGGGTCTAGCTTGATTAATATGATCACCACAATCCCAGACGTTAAGAGCCAAGCTCAAGTGTATTTGCCGTGGTTGATTGCGATGCCGCTGGTTTCTATGTGGTGTTTCTTGTTGGATGGTATTTTTGTTGGAGCAACCAAAGGTAAGGATATGCGCAATAGCATGTTCGTTGCGACCTGCAGTTTCTTTGCGATTTTCTACTTAGCTTCAGGTTTAGAAAACCATGCGTTGTGGCTCGCGATGCTGAGTTTTATGGCGATGCGTGGGATTGGCCTTGGTGTTTTATTTGTTTGTCAGTGGAAGAAGGGTGAGTTTCTCGCTTAG
- a CDS encoding VOC family protein, which yields MIEVKAIDHIVLRTSNREAMLYFYQQVLGCPIERELPDLGLTQLRAGESIIDLVVVDSELGKLGGKAPQQDGRNLDHFCLQIAAFDERELVNYLYKHDIQVTEFAERYGAQGFGYSAYIEDPEGNMVELKPRT from the coding sequence ATGATAGAGGTAAAGGCCATTGACCATATTGTATTGCGGACATCAAACCGTGAGGCGATGCTCTATTTTTACCAACAGGTGCTGGGTTGTCCTATTGAAAGGGAATTGCCAGACTTAGGGTTGACGCAATTAAGGGCGGGGGAGTCAATCATTGACTTAGTCGTCGTCGATAGCGAGCTAGGAAAGCTTGGCGGCAAGGCGCCGCAACAAGACGGAAGAAACCTCGACCATTTTTGTCTGCAAATAGCGGCTTTTGATGAGCGAGAGTTGGTCAATTATCTGTACAAACACGATATTCAAGTTACCGAGTTTGCAGAGCGCTATGGTGCGCAAGGTTTTGGGTATTCTGCCTATATAGAAGATCCAGAAGGCAATATGGTGGAACTCAAACCACGGACTTGA
- a CDS encoding diacylglycerol kinase, whose amino-acid sequence MTKKSSTGFKRIVKAAGFSWQGITSSFKNEAAFRQEVLLAAVLIPLAFYLDVSQVERILMISAIVLVMVVELINTAIEAVVDRIGSEHHELSGMAKDVGSAAVFICLVLAGYVWLDILFL is encoded by the coding sequence ATGACTAAAAAATCAAGCACAGGATTCAAACGTATCGTTAAAGCTGCAGGCTTTTCATGGCAGGGCATTACGAGTTCGTTTAAAAACGAAGCTGCATTTCGACAAGAAGTGTTGCTGGCAGCTGTACTTATCCCACTGGCGTTTTACCTAGACGTAAGCCAGGTTGAGCGAATCTTGATGATCTCTGCCATCGTATTGGTGATGGTTGTCGAGCTAATAAATACTGCGATTGAAGCGGTCGTTGATCGGATTGGTAGTGAACATCATGAGCTATCTGGAATGGCAAAAGATGTCGGTTCGGCAGCGGTTTTTATCTGTTTAGTGTTAGCGGGTTACGTGTGGCTAGATATATTGTTTTTGTAA
- the lexA gene encoding transcriptional repressor LexA codes for MKPLTPRQQQVFNLIKSKIEDSGMPPTRAEIARELGFRSANAAEEHLKALARKEAIEIIPGASRGIRILLEDAANEEQGLPLIGQVAAGEPILAQEHVEMHYQVDPGMFKPQADFLLRVNGESMKDIGIMDGDLLAVHKTQDVRDGQVVVARVDDDVTVKRLERKGATVLLHAENEEFSPIHVDLASQHLSIEGLAVGIIRNTDWM; via the coding sequence ATGAAGCCGTTAACGCCCCGCCAGCAACAAGTCTTTAACCTTATCAAAAGTAAGATCGAAGATTCCGGAATGCCACCGACGCGTGCAGAAATTGCACGTGAATTAGGCTTCCGTTCTGCTAATGCAGCAGAAGAACATTTGAAAGCTCTTGCTCGTAAAGAAGCGATTGAGATTATCCCGGGTGCGTCTCGCGGTATTCGTATTTTGCTTGAAGATGCAGCAAACGAAGAACAAGGTTTACCATTAATCGGTCAGGTTGCCGCTGGTGAGCCTATTCTGGCTCAAGAACATGTAGAAATGCACTACCAAGTTGACCCTGGCATGTTTAAACCACAGGCTGACTTCTTACTCCGTGTAAATGGTGAAAGTATGAAAGACATCGGTATTATGGATGGTGATCTACTGGCTGTTCATAAAACTCAAGATGTTCGCGATGGTCAGGTTGTCGTTGCTCGTGTCGATGATGATGTAACGGTTAAACGCCTAGAACGTAAAGGTGCAACGGTTCTGTTACATGCTGAAAATGAAGAGTTTTCTCCAATCCATGTCGATCTAGCGTCTCAACACTTATCTATTGAAGGGCTCGCGGTTGGTATCATTCGCAACACCGACTGGATGTAA
- the trmA gene encoding tRNA (uridine(54)-C5)-methyltransferase TrmA, whose amino-acid sequence MANLDVNPQRYQEQLAEKTERLTEMFSQYDVPELEVYESPEQHYRMRAEFRVWHEGDDMYYVMFNQETKEKYRVDQFPAASRLINDLMPLLTDAMKDNHSLRHKLFQVDFLSTLSGEILVSLLYHRQLGEQWIQDAKALKQQLNDEGFNLNLIGRARKMKIVLDRDYVIEKLDVNGDSYIYQQVENSFTQPNGKVAEKMLEWAVDCTQDSKGDLLELYCGNGNFSLALAQNFERVLATELAKPSVESAQYNIAANKIENVQIIRMSAEDFTVAMEGKREFRRLQQANIDLKSYNCNTIFVDPPRSGMDVDTCKMVQGYERIMYISCNPETLKDNLDILSETHDITRFALFDQFPYTHHMEAGVLLERKA is encoded by the coding sequence ATGGCGAATTTAGATGTAAACCCGCAACGCTACCAAGAACAACTAGCAGAAAAGACTGAGCGTCTTACTGAGATGTTCTCACAATATGATGTGCCTGAGTTGGAAGTGTACGAATCTCCAGAACAACACTACCGCATGCGTGCTGAATTCCGCGTGTGGCATGAAGGTGACGATATGTATTACGTCATGTTCAATCAAGAGACCAAAGAAAAATACCGCGTAGACCAGTTTCCTGCAGCTAGCCGTCTTATCAATGACTTGATGCCTCTATTAACAGATGCAATGAAAGACAATCACTCTCTGCGCCACAAGCTATTCCAAGTAGATTTTCTTTCTACACTAAGCGGTGAGATTTTGGTGTCACTGCTTTACCACCGTCAATTGGGTGAGCAATGGATTCAAGATGCTAAAGCACTGAAGCAGCAATTGAATGATGAAGGTTTTAACCTGAACCTGATTGGTCGTGCGCGTAAGATGAAAATCGTATTGGATCGCGACTACGTCATTGAAAAGCTAGACGTAAATGGTGACAGCTACATCTACCAACAAGTAGAGAACAGCTTTACTCAACCAAACGGTAAAGTAGCAGAGAAAATGCTTGAGTGGGCTGTCGACTGTACTCAAGACAGCAAAGGTGACCTATTAGAACTTTACTGTGGTAACGGTAACTTCTCATTAGCATTGGCACAGAACTTCGAACGTGTACTGGCAACAGAACTAGCGAAGCCATCAGTAGAGTCAGCGCAATACAACATTGCGGCGAACAAGATTGAAAATGTTCAGATTATTCGTATGTCTGCGGAAGATTTTACCGTAGCAATGGAAGGCAAACGTGAGTTCCGTCGTCTACAGCAAGCGAACATCGATCTTAAGAGCTATAACTGCAACACTATCTTTGTTGATCCACCGCGTTCAGGTATGGATGTTGATACTTGTAAGATGGTTCAAGGCTATGAGCGCATCATGTACATCTCTTGTAACCCTGAGACACTGAAAGATAACTTAGACATTTTAAGCGAAACACACGACATCACTCGTTTTGCTCTGTTTGACCAGTTCCCTTACACCCACCACATGGAAGCGGGCGTGCTGTTGGAACGCAAAGCGTAA
- the sthA gene encoding Si-specific NAD(P)(+) transhydrogenase — MPHSNHFDVIVIGSGPGGEGAAMGLTKAGLNVAIIEKESSVGGGCTHWGTIPSKALRHAVSRIIEFNSNPLFCQNNKSIHSTFSSILGHAKSVIDKQTRLRQGFYDRNQCTLVFGSARFIDTNTISVMQSDGTEEHYSADKFVIATGSRPYQPDNVDFLHERIYDSDSILSLKHDPQHIIIYGAGVIGCEYASIFRGLGVKTDLINTRDRLLSFLDNETSDALSYHFWNSGVVIRNDETFEKIEGTDDGVIIHLESGKKMRADCLLYANGRTGNTDKLNLGAVGLEADSRGQVSINTNYQTSVDHVYAVGDVIGYPSLASAAYDQGRFVAQAIVKGEAEHHLIEDIPTGIYTIPEISSVGKTEQELTAAKVPYEVGRSSFKHLARAQIAGKDIGSLKILFHRETKEILGIHVFGERAAEIIHIGQAIMEQKGKANTIEYFVNTTFNYPTMAEAYRVAALNGLNRLF; from the coding sequence ATGCCGCACTCCAACCACTTTGATGTAATCGTAATTGGTAGTGGCCCCGGAGGAGAAGGGGCAGCGATGGGATTAACCAAAGCAGGGTTGAATGTTGCAATCATTGAGAAAGAGAGCAGCGTTGGTGGTGGTTGCACCCATTGGGGAACCATTCCTTCCAAAGCACTGCGTCATGCTGTAAGTCGTATTATTGAATTCAACAGCAACCCGCTGTTTTGTCAAAATAACAAAAGCATCCACTCTACCTTCTCCAGTATTCTGGGCCATGCTAAATCAGTCATCGATAAACAGACTCGACTGCGCCAAGGCTTTTATGATCGCAACCAATGTACATTGGTGTTTGGTTCTGCACGTTTTATCGATACCAACACTATCTCTGTCATGCAAAGCGATGGGACAGAAGAACATTACAGTGCTGACAAGTTTGTAATCGCAACGGGTTCGCGACCTTATCAGCCAGATAATGTTGATTTCTTGCATGAACGTATCTACGACAGCGACTCGATTCTTTCTCTTAAGCACGACCCACAACACATCATTATTTATGGCGCTGGTGTTATTGGTTGTGAATACGCCTCAATCTTCCGCGGTTTAGGTGTAAAAACCGATCTCATCAATACTCGTGACCGCCTACTCTCATTCCTAGACAATGAAACGTCTGATGCGCTTTCTTACCACTTCTGGAACAGCGGTGTTGTGATTCGTAACGATGAAACCTTTGAGAAAATTGAAGGTACGGACGATGGCGTTATCATCCACCTAGAATCTGGCAAGAAAATGCGCGCGGATTGCCTACTGTATGCCAATGGTCGAACAGGTAATACCGATAAACTGAATCTTGGTGCAGTTGGCTTAGAAGCCGACTCTCGTGGACAAGTATCCATAAACACCAATTACCAAACCAGCGTTGACCATGTTTACGCGGTAGGTGATGTGATTGGTTACCCCAGCTTAGCGAGTGCTGCTTACGACCAAGGTCGATTTGTCGCACAAGCGATCGTCAAAGGTGAAGCAGAACACCACCTGATTGAAGACATCCCCACGGGGATCTACACCATCCCTGAGATCAGCTCTGTGGGTAAAACCGAGCAAGAACTCACGGCTGCGAAAGTACCTTATGAAGTGGGACGTTCTTCATTCAAACACTTAGCTCGCGCTCAAATCGCAGGTAAAGATATTGGTAGCTTGAAGATCCTATTTCACCGTGAAACCAAAGAGATTTTAGGTATCCACGTATTTGGTGAGCGTGCTGCTGAAATCATCCATATAGGCCAAGCAATCATGGAGCAGAAGGGTAAAGCCAATACCATTGAGTACTTTGTGAATACGACGTTTAACTACCCAACAATGGCCGAAGCTTATCGTGTTGCAGCCCTTAACGGACTTAACCGTTTGTTCTAA